In Eublepharis macularius isolate TG4126 chromosome 4, MPM_Emac_v1.0, whole genome shotgun sequence, the following are encoded in one genomic region:
- the ABCF1 gene encoding ATP-binding cassette sub-family F member 1 isoform X6, whose protein sequence is MPKGGKQHQHQEQWIGDEEEKSVPGEGAGDKVVKKGKKDKKTKKSFFEELAVEEKHASEEQVAEKEKEQQQQQQKKRRDKKKDRKKKDVEEDEEENQLIERLKKLSTQPSDEEDEVPAPIVKGGKKKKGGNVFAALSQEQSEEEEEEPPKPSEADKNKINKAACDDEEEKRPNKKESTGKQKQEEDEEDIKGKSRKNEKNKGRQQNKFAALEAEEMDEEEDGSYSNEEEEESAKGKDKSKQSSMAQSEEEEEDEEKKEDDPYAHLSKKEKKKLKKQLEYERQVATMKAANAAENDFSVSQAEMSSRQAMLENASDIKLEKFSISAHGKELFVNADLYIVAGRRYGLVGPNGKGKTTLLKHIANRALSIPPNIDVLLCEQEVVADETPAVQAVLKADTKRLRLLEEEKRLQTLLEKGDDTAGERLEKVYEELRATGAAAAEAKARRILAGLGFNPEMQNRQTKKFSGGWRMRVSLARALFMEPTLLMLDEPTNHLDLNAVIWLNNYLQTWKKTLLIVSHDQGFLDDVCTDIVHLDMQKLFYYRGNYMTFKKMYQQKQKELLKQYEKQEKKLKDLKAGGKSTKQAEKQTKEALTRKQQKCRKKNPDEEANEAPELLKRPKEYTVKFTFPNPPPLSPPILGLHGVDFSYEGQKPLFKNLDFGIDLESRICIVGPNGVGKSTLLLLLTGKLPPTRGEMRKNHRLKIGFFNQQYADQLNMQETATEYLQRNFNLPYQDARKCLGRFGLESHAHTIQICKLSGGQKARVVFAELACREPDVLVLDEPTNNLDIESIDALGDAINEYKGAVIIVSHDARLITETNCQLWVVEDQTINQIDGDFEDYKREVLEALGEVIINRPRE, encoded by the exons acaAAGTGGtaaagaaggggaagaaggataaaaagacaaaaaaatcg TTCTTTGAAGAGTTGGCCGTAGAGGAGAAGCATGCCAGTGAGGAGCAGGTGGCTGAGAAAGAAAAGGAGCAACAGCAACAG cagcaaaaaaagagacGAGATAAGAAAAAGGATCGAAAGAAAAAAGATGTGGAGGAAGATGAGGAAGAGAACCAGCTGATTGAGAGGCTGAAGAAGCTGTCCACCCAACCCAGTGATGAGGAAGATGAAG TGCCTGCTCCCATTGTCAAAGGTGGTAAGAAAAAGAAG GGAGGGAATGTGTTTGCCGCCTTAAGTCAGGAGCAaagtgaggaagaggaggaagaaccaCCGAAGCCCAGCGAAGCTGACAAGAATAAGATCAACAAG GCAGCTTGTGATGATGAAGAGGAGAAACGGCCTAACAAAAAAGAGTCAACGGGCAAACAGAAG CAAGAAGAAGATGAGGAGGACATAAAGGGGAAGAGCAGAAAAAACGAGAAGAATAAAGGAAGACAGCAG AACAAGTTTGCTGCTTTGGAAGCAGAGGAAATGGACGAGGAAGAAGACGGTAGCTACAGTaacgaagaggaggaggagtctgCAAAGGGCAAAGACAAGTCTAAGCAGAGCAGCATGGCA caatcagaggaggaggaagaggatgaagagaagaaggaagatgaTCCATATGCACACCTcagcaaaaaggaaaagaagaaactcAAAAAACAG CTGGAATATGAACGGCAGGTGGCGACCATGAAAGCGGCCAACGCAGCAGAGAATGACTTCTCGGTGTCGCAAGCAGAAATGTCCTCCCGGCAGGCCATGCTGGAAAATGCCTCTGATATCAAG CTGGAGAAATTTAGCATCTCCGCTCACGGCAAAGAGTTATTCGTTAATGCCGACCTGTACATTGTGGCGGGGCGCCGATATGGCCTAGTGGGACCTAATGG GAAAGGCAAAACTACCTTGCTGAAACACATTGCTAACAGGGCTCTGAGCATCCCTCCCAACATTGATGTGTTACTCTGTGAACAAG AGGTGGTTGCAGACGAGACCCCTGCAGTACAAGCTGTGCTGAAGGCTGACACTAAGAGGCTACGGTTGCTGGAAGAAGAGAAAAGGCTGCAGACACTGCTGGAAAAAGGCGATGATACCGCTGGGGAGCGGTTGGAGAAG GTCTATGAAGAATTACGAGCTACAGGAGCTGCCGCAGCTGAGGCCAAAGCTCGGAGAATCCTGGCTGGTTTGGGCTTTAACCCGGAGATGCAAAACCGACAAACCAAGAAGTTCTCAGGGGGCTGGCGCATGAGGGTGTCCTTGGCCAG AGCACTGTTCATGGAGCCCACATTGTTAATGCTGGATGAGCCCACGAACCACTTGGATCTGAACGCCGTCATCTGGCTTAACAA CTACCTCCAGACATGGAAGAAAACCCTCCTCATTGTCTCCCATGACCAGGGTTTCCTGGATGATGTGTGCACAGACATTGTTCATCTAGACATGCAGAAACTATTCTACTACCGGGGGAACTACA tgaCCTTCAAGAAGATGTATCAGCAGAAACAGAAGGAGCTGCTCAAACAATATGAGAAACAAGAGAAGAAGCTGAAAGACCTCAAGGCTGGAGGGAAGTCCACCAAGCAGGCA GAAAAACAGACAAAGGAGGCTTTGACCCGCAAGCAGCAGAAGTGCCGCAAGAAAAACCCAGATGAAGAGGCCAATGAAGCTCCTGAGCTACTGAAGCGGCCTAAGGAATATACTGTGAAATTTACCTTTCCGAACCCACCACCCCTCAGCCCGCCCATTCTGGGCCTGCATG GTGTGGACTTTAGCTATGAGGGACAGAAGCCTCTCTTCAAAAATTTGGACTTTGGGATTGATTTAGAGTCTCGGA tCTGTATCGTAGGCCCCAACGGTGTGGGAAAGAGtacattgctgctgctgttaacgGGGAAACTGCCACCG ACAAGAGGAGAAATGAGGAAAAACCACAGGCTA AAAATTGGGTTCTTCAACCAGCAATATGCCGATCAACTGAACATGCAGGAGACAGCGACGGAGTACCTGCAACGTAACTTCAACCTGCCCTACCAGGATGCTCGCAAATGCCTCGGGCGTTTTGGCTTGGAGAGCCACGCCCACACCATCCAAATCTGCAAGCTCTCCG GGGGACAGAAAGCCCGTGTGGTATTTGCAGAACTGGCTTGCAGGGAGCCAGACGTCCTTGTTTTG GATGAACCTACAAATAACCTGGATATTGAGTCCATTGATGCCTTGGGAGACGCCATCAATGAATACAAAGGGG CTGTGATCATTGTCAGCCACGACGCCCGACTTATCACCGAGACCAACTGCCAGCTCTGGGTGGTGGAGGACCAGACCATCAACCAGATAGATGGAGACTTTGAGGACTACAAGCGGGAAGTCCTGGAGGCCTTGGGCGAGGTCATCATCAACCGGCCTCGGGAAtga
- the ABCF1 gene encoding ATP-binding cassette sub-family F member 1 isoform X5: MPKGGKQHQHQEQWIGDEEEKSVPGEGAGDKVVKKGKKDKKTKKSFFEELAVEEKHASEEQVAEKEKEQQQQQQKKRRDKKKDRKKKDVEEDEEENQLIERLKKLSTQPSDEEDEVPAPIVKGGKKKKGGNVFAALSQEQSEEEEEEPPKPSEADKNKINKAACDDEEEKRPNKKESTGKQKQQEEDEEDIKGKSRKNEKNKGRQQNKFAALEAEEMDEEEDGSYSNEEEEESAKGKDKSKQSSMAQSEEEEEDEEKKEDDPYAHLSKKEKKKLKKQLEYERQVATMKAANAAENDFSVSQAEMSSRQAMLENASDIKLEKFSISAHGKELFVNADLYIVAGRRYGLVGPNGKGKTTLLKHIANRALSIPPNIDVLLCEQEVVADETPAVQAVLKADTKRLRLLEEEKRLQTLLEKGDDTAGERLEKVYEELRATGAAAAEAKARRILAGLGFNPEMQNRQTKKFSGGWRMRVSLARALFMEPTLLMLDEPTNHLDLNAVIWLNNYLQTWKKTLLIVSHDQGFLDDVCTDIVHLDMQKLFYYRGNYMTFKKMYQQKQKELLKQYEKQEKKLKDLKAGGKSTKQAEKQTKEALTRKQQKCRKKNPDEEANEAPELLKRPKEYTVKFTFPNPPPLSPPILGLHGVDFSYEGQKPLFKNLDFGIDLESRICIVGPNGVGKSTLLLLLTGKLPPTRGEMRKNHRLKIGFFNQQYADQLNMQETATEYLQRNFNLPYQDARKCLGRFGLESHAHTIQICKLSGGQKARVVFAELACREPDVLVLDEPTNNLDIESIDALGDAINEYKGAVIIVSHDARLITETNCQLWVVEDQTINQIDGDFEDYKREVLEALGEVIINRPRE; this comes from the exons acaAAGTGGtaaagaaggggaagaaggataaaaagacaaaaaaatcg TTCTTTGAAGAGTTGGCCGTAGAGGAGAAGCATGCCAGTGAGGAGCAGGTGGCTGAGAAAGAAAAGGAGCAACAGCAACAG cagcaaaaaaagagacGAGATAAGAAAAAGGATCGAAAGAAAAAAGATGTGGAGGAAGATGAGGAAGAGAACCAGCTGATTGAGAGGCTGAAGAAGCTGTCCACCCAACCCAGTGATGAGGAAGATGAAG TGCCTGCTCCCATTGTCAAAGGTGGTAAGAAAAAGAAG GGAGGGAATGTGTTTGCCGCCTTAAGTCAGGAGCAaagtgaggaagaggaggaagaaccaCCGAAGCCCAGCGAAGCTGACAAGAATAAGATCAACAAG GCAGCTTGTGATGATGAAGAGGAGAAACGGCCTAACAAAAAAGAGTCAACGGGCAAACAGAAG CAGCAAGAAGAAGATGAGGAGGACATAAAGGGGAAGAGCAGAAAAAACGAGAAGAATAAAGGAAGACAGCAG AACAAGTTTGCTGCTTTGGAAGCAGAGGAAATGGACGAGGAAGAAGACGGTAGCTACAGTaacgaagaggaggaggagtctgCAAAGGGCAAAGACAAGTCTAAGCAGAGCAGCATGGCA caatcagaggaggaggaagaggatgaagagaagaaggaagatgaTCCATATGCACACCTcagcaaaaaggaaaagaagaaactcAAAAAACAG CTGGAATATGAACGGCAGGTGGCGACCATGAAAGCGGCCAACGCAGCAGAGAATGACTTCTCGGTGTCGCAAGCAGAAATGTCCTCCCGGCAGGCCATGCTGGAAAATGCCTCTGATATCAAG CTGGAGAAATTTAGCATCTCCGCTCACGGCAAAGAGTTATTCGTTAATGCCGACCTGTACATTGTGGCGGGGCGCCGATATGGCCTAGTGGGACCTAATGG GAAAGGCAAAACTACCTTGCTGAAACACATTGCTAACAGGGCTCTGAGCATCCCTCCCAACATTGATGTGTTACTCTGTGAACAAG AGGTGGTTGCAGACGAGACCCCTGCAGTACAAGCTGTGCTGAAGGCTGACACTAAGAGGCTACGGTTGCTGGAAGAAGAGAAAAGGCTGCAGACACTGCTGGAAAAAGGCGATGATACCGCTGGGGAGCGGTTGGAGAAG GTCTATGAAGAATTACGAGCTACAGGAGCTGCCGCAGCTGAGGCCAAAGCTCGGAGAATCCTGGCTGGTTTGGGCTTTAACCCGGAGATGCAAAACCGACAAACCAAGAAGTTCTCAGGGGGCTGGCGCATGAGGGTGTCCTTGGCCAG AGCACTGTTCATGGAGCCCACATTGTTAATGCTGGATGAGCCCACGAACCACTTGGATCTGAACGCCGTCATCTGGCTTAACAA CTACCTCCAGACATGGAAGAAAACCCTCCTCATTGTCTCCCATGACCAGGGTTTCCTGGATGATGTGTGCACAGACATTGTTCATCTAGACATGCAGAAACTATTCTACTACCGGGGGAACTACA tgaCCTTCAAGAAGATGTATCAGCAGAAACAGAAGGAGCTGCTCAAACAATATGAGAAACAAGAGAAGAAGCTGAAAGACCTCAAGGCTGGAGGGAAGTCCACCAAGCAGGCA GAAAAACAGACAAAGGAGGCTTTGACCCGCAAGCAGCAGAAGTGCCGCAAGAAAAACCCAGATGAAGAGGCCAATGAAGCTCCTGAGCTACTGAAGCGGCCTAAGGAATATACTGTGAAATTTACCTTTCCGAACCCACCACCCCTCAGCCCGCCCATTCTGGGCCTGCATG GTGTGGACTTTAGCTATGAGGGACAGAAGCCTCTCTTCAAAAATTTGGACTTTGGGATTGATTTAGAGTCTCGGA tCTGTATCGTAGGCCCCAACGGTGTGGGAAAGAGtacattgctgctgctgttaacgGGGAAACTGCCACCG ACAAGAGGAGAAATGAGGAAAAACCACAGGCTA AAAATTGGGTTCTTCAACCAGCAATATGCCGATCAACTGAACATGCAGGAGACAGCGACGGAGTACCTGCAACGTAACTTCAACCTGCCCTACCAGGATGCTCGCAAATGCCTCGGGCGTTTTGGCTTGGAGAGCCACGCCCACACCATCCAAATCTGCAAGCTCTCCG GGGGACAGAAAGCCCGTGTGGTATTTGCAGAACTGGCTTGCAGGGAGCCAGACGTCCTTGTTTTG GATGAACCTACAAATAACCTGGATATTGAGTCCATTGATGCCTTGGGAGACGCCATCAATGAATACAAAGGGG CTGTGATCATTGTCAGCCACGACGCCCGACTTATCACCGAGACCAACTGCCAGCTCTGGGTGGTGGAGGACCAGACCATCAACCAGATAGATGGAGACTTTGAGGACTACAAGCGGGAAGTCCTGGAGGCCTTGGGCGAGGTCATCATCAACCGGCCTCGGGAAtga